A single Methanospirillum lacunae DNA region contains:
- a CDS encoding UPF0058 family protein, which produces MHKEELISLHQMLIDVKDYLQENNPDSDFSEYESLKITPTQIHRSKVEHKYAIFVLGNAIAKAMKNIENPSTAHMSSRMQEMAEKALKEIECGS; this is translated from the coding sequence GTGCATAAAGAGGAATTAATCTCACTCCATCAGATGCTCATCGATGTGAAGGATTACCTTCAGGAAAATAATCCTGATTCTGACTTTAGTGAGTATGAGTCACTGAAGATAACTCCTACACAGATTCACAGGAGCAAAGTGGAGCACAAATATGCAATATTTGTGTTGGGTAATGCTATTGCAAAGGCAATGAAAAATATTGAGAATCCTTCAACCGCTCATATGTCATCCCGTATGCAGGAGATGGCAGAAAAAGCCTTGAAAGAGATTGAGTGTGGATCCTGA
- a CDS encoding ATP-grasp domain-containing protein, with amino-acid sequence MITIIPKPTDIPSDNSTRMVMDELDRMGERYQALFLEAIDPFSCGLERETIWACGIRQNGHNFETLSALALHNRVINPPEGIVTCASKVKTSALLMKDDVPTPETFFTESRYLAGEFIKKHGKAVSKPVYGFDGVGIVLVESEEQLGEPPYYLQEYIPNDRDFRVFVIDGEAVGAIMRVSDSLTHNIHQGGCGSAVPITPEINDIASRATKSAGVDYGGVDLLIHGDTYTVLEVNGTPNWHCMEAPIPRLLAEYLVEQRKIEKQ; translated from the coding sequence ATGATAACCATAATCCCAAAACCAACCGATATACCATCAGATAACTCTACCCGCATGGTAATGGATGAACTCGACCGGATGGGGGAGCGCTATCAGGCATTATTCCTTGAAGCCATAGACCCATTCTCATGCGGGCTGGAGCGGGAGACCATCTGGGCCTGTGGTATAAGACAAAATGGACATAACTTCGAAACTCTCTCTGCTCTGGCACTCCATAACAGGGTTATCAACCCACCAGAAGGAATAGTCACCTGTGCAAGCAAGGTGAAGACCTCAGCCCTTCTTATGAAAGATGATGTTCCAACTCCGGAGACCTTTTTCACCGAGTCACGTTATCTTGCCGGAGAGTTTATCAAAAAACACGGGAAAGCGGTATCAAAACCGGTGTATGGATTTGATGGTGTTGGGATAGTTCTCGTTGAATCAGAAGAGCAACTTGGTGAGCCTCCATACTATCTGCAGGAATATATTCCAAACGATCGAGACTTCAGAGTCTTCGTGATAGATGGTGAAGCTGTCGGCGCAATTATGCGGGTATCTGACAGTCTGACGCACAATATTCACCAGGGTGGTTGTGGTAGTGCAGTACCCATTACCCCGGAGATCAATGATATTGCATCACGGGCAACTAAAAGTGCCGGGGTTGATTATGGAGGAGTTGATCTCCTGATTCATGGAGATACATATACTGTTCTCGAAGTCAACGGGACTCCGAACTGGCACTGCATGGAAGCACCAATCCCCAGACTTCTTGCCGAGTATCTGGTTGAACAAAGAAAGATAGAAAAACAGTAA
- a CDS encoding DUF167 domain-containing protein, producing the protein MTTPDEIRASLVATDGGTIFTIEVSANSRVERFPTGYNRWRQAIGIQVRAPAVEGKANKAIMGLIAETLNVPKTNVHIISGQTSSVKRIKIDQVSDEDLAQKLTALISASS; encoded by the coding sequence ATGACAACTCCTGATGAGATCAGGGCTTCTCTTGTTGCCACTGATGGCGGTACTATTTTCACTATAGAAGTTTCAGCAAACAGCCGTGTCGAACGGTTTCCCACTGGCTATAATAGATGGCGTCAGGCAATTGGCATTCAGGTCAGGGCTCCTGCAGTAGAGGGAAAAGCCAACAAGGCAATCATGGGCCTTATCGCTGAAACCCTGAATGTTCCAAAGACTAATGTCCATATAATCAGCGGACAGACTTCATCGGTAAAGAGAATTAAGATAGATCAAGTCTCTGATGAAGACCTTGCACAAAAACTGACTGCTCTCATATCAGCATCATCGTAG
- the dnaG gene encoding DNA primase DnaG, producing MYEQETTKYRIHLTVQAEGVVDRSDVVGAIFGQVEGLLGSELELRELQRQGRLGRIDVRVVSKQGRSSGEILVSTSLDRAETAILAASMETISRVGPCAAQVQVQNIEDIRVTKRNQIIERAKALLLEFEEPGIDPESLIDAVRESQRIEKIETIGPDNVPAGPNVLQSDAIIVVEGRADVINLLRAGIKNAIAVEGTSVPGTIISMCHKKTATAFLDGDRGGDLILRELLEVTDIDFVAFPPRGESVEDLSRKEIIKSLRNKVPIEYVLEDRVAEYLSNRDKEGKTVQKNEEPEEEVSSPQEPEEMPESSVSEPVEPDQASPESPIDEEVSEPPYKPRSVFTHISEVRERGVIRMLSGEGDVVLEMPVSQIEDSPIPDDQTFQGVVIDQDVNQQLLDQLSLLGIKFLAAPSFTGIVRRPASVRLIPFR from the coding sequence TTGTATGAGCAGGAGACTACGAAATACCGGATACACCTTACCGTTCAGGCAGAAGGGGTGGTTGACCGGTCGGACGTAGTCGGTGCTATATTTGGACAGGTTGAAGGTCTCCTAGGCTCTGAACTCGAATTACGTGAATTGCAACGTCAGGGTAGACTTGGCAGGATTGATGTCCGGGTCGTAAGCAAACAGGGTCGGTCTTCTGGTGAGATCCTTGTTTCTACTTCACTGGATCGTGCAGAGACTGCAATCCTTGCCGCATCCATGGAGACTATCAGCCGTGTAGGTCCATGCGCTGCTCAGGTTCAGGTTCAGAACATTGAAGATATCAGGGTCACGAAGCGAAACCAGATCATAGAACGAGCTAAAGCACTTCTTCTTGAGTTTGAGGAACCGGGTATTGATCCCGAATCACTTATTGATGCAGTCAGGGAAAGCCAGCGTATTGAGAAGATTGAGACAATAGGCCCAGATAATGTTCCTGCTGGTCCGAATGTCCTTCAGTCAGATGCGATCATTGTCGTTGAAGGCAGGGCAGATGTGATCAATCTGCTGAGAGCTGGTATTAAAAATGCAATTGCTGTTGAGGGAACCAGTGTTCCAGGTACGATCATCAGTATGTGTCATAAGAAAACTGCAACTGCTTTTCTGGATGGAGATCGCGGTGGTGATCTTATTCTTCGTGAACTTCTCGAAGTGACTGACATTGATTTTGTTGCATTTCCTCCCAGGGGAGAATCAGTAGAGGATCTCTCGCGTAAAGAGATCATCAAATCCCTGCGTAATAAAGTTCCAATAGAGTATGTACTCGAGGACCGCGTAGCAGAATACTTATCGAACCGTGACAAAGAGGGAAAAACAGTCCAGAAGAATGAAGAGCCTGAAGAAGAAGTATCATCTCCACAGGAACCTGAAGAGATGCCTGAATCTTCTGTTTCTGAACCTGTAGAACCAGATCAGGCATCTCCTGAATCACCTATAGACGAAGAAGTATCAGAGCCCCCTTACAAGCCACGCTCAGTCTTTACTCATATCAGTGAAGTCCGGGAACGGGGAGTTATCAGGATGTTGTCAGGAGAAGGAGATGTGGTTCTTGAGATGCCGGTGTCACAGATTGAGGATTCTCCTATTCCAGATGACCAGACATTTCAGGGAGTTGTCATTGACCAGGATGTAAATCAGCAGCTTCTTGATCAACTATCACTCCTTGGCATTAAATTCCTGGCTGCACCTTCATTTACCGGAATTGTCAGGCGTCCTGCATCTGTTCGTCTTATTCCTTTTAGATAA